The following are from one region of the Macaca thibetana thibetana isolate TM-01 chromosome 2, ASM2454274v1, whole genome shotgun sequence genome:
- the CDV3 gene encoding protein CDV3 homolog isoform X2, which yields MAETEERSLDNFFAKRDKKKKKERSNRAASAAGAAGSAGGSSGAAGAAGGGAGTGTRPGDGGTASAGTAGPGAATKAVTKDEDEWKELEQKEVDYSGLRVQAMQISEKEEDDNEKRQDPGDNWEEGGGGGGGMEKSSGPWNKTALVQAPPAPVIVTETPEPAMTSGVYRPPGARLTTTRKTPQGPPEIYSDTQFPSLQSTAKHVESRNRYLK from the exons ATGGCCGAGACGGAGGAGCGGAGCCTGGACAACTTCTTTGCCAAGAgggacaagaagaagaagaaggagcgGAGCAACCGGGCGGCGAGTGCCGCGGGTGCAGCGGGCAGCGCCGGCGGAAGCAGTGGAGCCGCGGGTGCGGCTGGCGGCGGGGCGGGCACGGGGACCCGGCCGGGCGATGGCGGGACCGCGAGTGCGGGGACTGCGGGCCCGGGGGCCGCCACCAAGGCTGTGACGAAG GACGAAGATGAGTGGAAAGAATTGGAGCAAAAAGAGGTTGATTACAGCGGCCTCAGGGTTCAGGCAATGCAAATAAG TGAAAAGGAAGAAGATGATAATGAAAAGAGACAAGATCCAGGTGATAACTGGGAagaaggtggaggtggtggtggaggtatGGAAAAATCTTCAGGTCCCTGGAATAAAACAGCTCTGGTCCAAGCACCTCCTGCTCCAGTAATCG ttacaGAAACCCCAGAACCGGCAATGACTAGTGGTGTGTATAGGCCTCCTGGGGCCAGGTTAACCACAACAAGGAAAACACCACAAGGACCACCAGAAATCTACAGCGATACACAGTTCCCATCCCTGCAGTCAACTGCCAAGCACGTAGAAAGCCGGAA CAGGTACTTAAAATGA
- the CDV3 gene encoding protein CDV3 homolog isoform X4 yields the protein MAETEERSLDNFFAKRDKKKKKERSNRAASAAGAAGSAGGSSGAAGAAGGGAGTGTRPGDGGTASAGTAGPGAATKAVTKDEDEWKELEQKEVDYSGLRVQAMQISEKEEDDNEKRQDPGDNWEEGGGGGGGMEKSSGPWNKTALVQAPPAPVIVTETPEPAMTSGVYRPPGARLTTTRKTPQGPPEIYSDTQFPSLQSTAKHVESRKY from the exons ATGGCCGAGACGGAGGAGCGGAGCCTGGACAACTTCTTTGCCAAGAgggacaagaagaagaagaaggagcgGAGCAACCGGGCGGCGAGTGCCGCGGGTGCAGCGGGCAGCGCCGGCGGAAGCAGTGGAGCCGCGGGTGCGGCTGGCGGCGGGGCGGGCACGGGGACCCGGCCGGGCGATGGCGGGACCGCGAGTGCGGGGACTGCGGGCCCGGGGGCCGCCACCAAGGCTGTGACGAAG GACGAAGATGAGTGGAAAGAATTGGAGCAAAAAGAGGTTGATTACAGCGGCCTCAGGGTTCAGGCAATGCAAATAAG TGAAAAGGAAGAAGATGATAATGAAAAGAGACAAGATCCAGGTGATAACTGGGAagaaggtggaggtggtggtggaggtatGGAAAAATCTTCAGGTCCCTGGAATAAAACAGCTCTGGTCCAAGCACCTCCTGCTCCAGTAATCG ttacaGAAACCCCAGAACCGGCAATGACTAGTGGTGTGTATAGGCCTCCTGGGGCCAGGTTAACCACAACAAGGAAAACACCACAAGGACCACCAGAAATCTACAGCGATACACAGTTCCCATCCCTGCAGTCAACTGCCAAGCACGTAGAAAGCCGGAA ATACTGA
- the CDV3 gene encoding protein CDV3 homolog isoform X5 produces MQISEKEEDDNEKRQDPGDNWEEGGGGGGGMEKSSGPWNKTALVQAPPAPVIVTETPEPAMTSGVYRPPGARLTTTRKTPQGPPEIYSDTQFPSLQSTAKHVESRKDKEMEKSFEVVRHKNRGRDEVSKNQALKLQLDNQYAVLENQKSSHSQYN; encoded by the exons ATGCAAATAAG TGAAAAGGAAGAAGATGATAATGAAAAGAGACAAGATCCAGGTGATAACTGGGAagaaggtggaggtggtggtggaggtatGGAAAAATCTTCAGGTCCCTGGAATAAAACAGCTCTGGTCCAAGCACCTCCTGCTCCAGTAATCG ttacaGAAACCCCAGAACCGGCAATGACTAGTGGTGTGTATAGGCCTCCTGGGGCCAGGTTAACCACAACAAGGAAAACACCACAAGGACCACCAGAAATCTACAGCGATACACAGTTCCCATCCCTGCAGTCAACTGCCAAGCACGTAGAAAGCCGGAA ggataaagaaatggagaagagCTTTGAAGTAGTAAGACACAAAAATAGaggtagggatgaggtttcaaaAAACCAGGCCCTTAAACTTCAGCTAGACAACCAGTATGCTGTGCTTGAAAATCAGAAAAGCAGCCACTCACAATACAATTAA
- the CDV3 gene encoding protein CDV3 homolog isoform X3 translates to MAETEERSLDNFFAKRDKKKKKERSNRAASAAGAAGSAGGSSGAAGAAGGGAGTGTRPGDGGTASAGTAGPGAATKAVTKDEDEWKELEQKEVDYSGLRVQAMQISEKEEDDNEKRQDPGDNWEEGGGGGGGMEKSSGPWNKTALVQAPPAPVIVTETPEPAMTSGVYRPPGARLTTTRKTPQGPPEIYSDTQFPSLQSTAKHVESRKYLK, encoded by the exons ATGGCCGAGACGGAGGAGCGGAGCCTGGACAACTTCTTTGCCAAGAgggacaagaagaagaagaaggagcgGAGCAACCGGGCGGCGAGTGCCGCGGGTGCAGCGGGCAGCGCCGGCGGAAGCAGTGGAGCCGCGGGTGCGGCTGGCGGCGGGGCGGGCACGGGGACCCGGCCGGGCGATGGCGGGACCGCGAGTGCGGGGACTGCGGGCCCGGGGGCCGCCACCAAGGCTGTGACGAAG GACGAAGATGAGTGGAAAGAATTGGAGCAAAAAGAGGTTGATTACAGCGGCCTCAGGGTTCAGGCAATGCAAATAAG TGAAAAGGAAGAAGATGATAATGAAAAGAGACAAGATCCAGGTGATAACTGGGAagaaggtggaggtggtggtggaggtatGGAAAAATCTTCAGGTCCCTGGAATAAAACAGCTCTGGTCCAAGCACCTCCTGCTCCAGTAATCG ttacaGAAACCCCAGAACCGGCAATGACTAGTGGTGTGTATAGGCCTCCTGGGGCCAGGTTAACCACAACAAGGAAAACACCACAAGGACCACCAGAAATCTACAGCGATACACAGTTCCCATCCCTGCAGTCAACTGCCAAGCACGTAGAAAGCCGGAA GTACTTAAAATGA
- the CDV3 gene encoding protein CDV3 homolog isoform X1: protein MAETEERSLDNFFAKRDKKKKKERSNRAASAAGAAGSAGGSSGAAGAAGGGAGTGTRPGDGGTASAGTAGPGAATKAVTKDEDEWKELEQKEVDYSGLRVQAMQISEKEEDDNEKRQDPGDNWEEGGGGGGGMEKSSGPWNKTALVQAPPAPVIVTETPEPAMTSGVYRPPGARLTTTRKTPQGPPEIYSDTQFPSLQSTAKHVESRKDKEMEKSFEVVRHKNRGRDEVSKNQALKLQLDNQYAVLENQKSSHSQYN from the exons ATGGCCGAGACGGAGGAGCGGAGCCTGGACAACTTCTTTGCCAAGAgggacaagaagaagaagaaggagcgGAGCAACCGGGCGGCGAGTGCCGCGGGTGCAGCGGGCAGCGCCGGCGGAAGCAGTGGAGCCGCGGGTGCGGCTGGCGGCGGGGCGGGCACGGGGACCCGGCCGGGCGATGGCGGGACCGCGAGTGCGGGGACTGCGGGCCCGGGGGCCGCCACCAAGGCTGTGACGAAG GACGAAGATGAGTGGAAAGAATTGGAGCAAAAAGAGGTTGATTACAGCGGCCTCAGGGTTCAGGCAATGCAAATAAG TGAAAAGGAAGAAGATGATAATGAAAAGAGACAAGATCCAGGTGATAACTGGGAagaaggtggaggtggtggtggaggtatGGAAAAATCTTCAGGTCCCTGGAATAAAACAGCTCTGGTCCAAGCACCTCCTGCTCCAGTAATCG ttacaGAAACCCCAGAACCGGCAATGACTAGTGGTGTGTATAGGCCTCCTGGGGCCAGGTTAACCACAACAAGGAAAACACCACAAGGACCACCAGAAATCTACAGCGATACACAGTTCCCATCCCTGCAGTCAACTGCCAAGCACGTAGAAAGCCGGAA ggataaagaaatggagaagagCTTTGAAGTAGTAAGACACAAAAATAGaggtagggatgaggtttcaaaAAACCAGGCCCTTAAACTTCAGCTAGACAACCAGTATGCTGTGCTTGAAAATCAGAAAAGCAGCCACTCACAATACAATTAA